The following coding sequences are from one Gossypium hirsutum isolate 1008001.06 chromosome A12, Gossypium_hirsutum_v2.1, whole genome shotgun sequence window:
- the LOC107931617 gene encoding probable receptor-like serine/threonine-protein kinase At4g34500, producing MPVTGETDDGNNNNSISHILSYKTPLFNLKLYLVISIFLVFFLLLFSFTIFLCCRLNRNARKRKVKHSSGLIPLVSKEIVAIKALDQHADCFRDEGKIGILVPNKSNEGVSDDASGASDVSADAQNIGWGRWYSMRELEMATHGFAEENVIGEGGYGIVFKGILQDGSVVAVKNLLNNKGQAEKEFTVEVEAIGKVRHKNLVGLVGYCAEGARRMLVYEYVDNGNLEQWLHGDVGPVSPLTWDIRMKIAIGTAKGLAYLHEGLEPKVVHRDVKSSNILLDKKWNPKVSDFGLAKLLGSEASYVTTRVMGTFGYVSPEYASTGMLNEGSDVYSFGVLLMEIITGRSPIDYSRPPGEMNLVDWFKGMVASHHGEEIVDPLIEVQPSPRALKRALLVCLRCIDMDANKRPKMGQIVHMLEADDFPFRTEHRQAQERDTVPPSVPKVGHPKRFENVDIEKSRWR from the exons ATGCCAGTCACCGGCGAAACCGATGATGGCAACAATAACAACTCTATATCTCACATTCTTTCATACAAAACGCCCCTGTTCAACCTTAAGCTCTACTTAGTAATCTCAATCTTCCTggtcttttttcttcttctattctcTTTTACGATCTTCCTCTGTTGCCGTTTAAACAGAAATGCCCGGAAACGGAAAGTGAAGCATAGCTCAGGTCTGATTCCTTTGGTCTCCAAAGAGATTGTGGCGATCAAGGCGTTGGATCAACATGCCGATTGCTTTAGAGACGAGGGCAAGATCGGAATCCTGGTTCCCAATAAGAGTAACGAAGGTGTCAGCGACGATGCCTCCGGAGCTAGTGACGTGTCGGCGGATGCTCAGAATATCGGGTGGGGTCGATGGTATAGCATGAGGGAGCTGGAGATGGCGACTCATGGATTCGCCGAAGAGAATGTGATCGGTGAAGGTGGTTACGGTATCGTTTTCAAAGGCATTTTGCAAGATGGTTCGGTCGTTGCTGTAAAAAATCTGCTTAATAACAA GGGCCAAGCAGAAAAGGAGTTCACCGTAGAAGTTGAAGCCATTGGCAAAGTGAGGCATAAGAACTTGGTAGGATTAGTTGGGTACTGCGCTGAAGGTGCTCGAAG GATGCTTGTGTATGAATACGTCGACAATGGGAACTTGGAGCAGTGGTTACATGGCGATGTAGGTCCTGTTAGTCCACTTACCTGGGATATAAGAATGAAGATTGCGATAGGAACGGCAAAAGG GTTAGCCTATCTACATGAAGGGCTGGAACCTAAAGTTGTGCATCGGGATGTAAAATCAAGTAATATTCTTCTTGACAAAAAGTGGAACCCAAAAGTATCAGATTTTGGACTAGCCAAGCTCTTAGGATCTGAAGCTAGCTATGTGACGACTCGTGTTATGGGAACATTTGG TTATGTATCTCCGGAATATGCAAGCACAGGTATGCTTAACGAGGGAAGTGATGTCTATAGTTTTGGAGTTCTACTCATGGAGATAATTACAGGGAGAAGCCCAATTGATTATTCTAGGCCACCTGGAGAG ATGAACTTAGTTGATTGGTTCAAAGGTATGGTAGCGAGTCATCATGGAGAAGAGATTGTGGACCCATTGATTGAAGTTCAACCCTCACCTAGAGCTTTGAAACGAGCATTGCTTGTTTGTCTCCGCTGTATAGATATGGATGCCAATAAGCGCCCAAAAATGGGGCAGATTGTTCATATGCTTGAGGCAGATGATTTTCCCTTCCGCACT GAGCACCGACAGGCACAGGAGAGAGATACTGTTCCACCCTCTGTGCCGAAAGTTGGTCATCCGAAGCGTTTCGAGAATGTTGACATAGAGAAATCAAGATGGAGATAA